A genomic region of Candidatus Dormiibacterota bacterium contains the following coding sequences:
- the gcvT gene encoding glycine cleavage system aminomethyltransferase GcvT — protein sequence MTAARTPLYEEHVRLGAQMTNFGGWVMPLQYSSIREEHRAVREAVGLFDLSHMGELRITDATLAQRVVTRDLTRLKDGRIQYALLCNERGGIIDDVLVYAMADGSDLLVVNAGNQDGDFEWIRSQSSAPSPSGGGQGGGPVLNVGRDWALIGAQGPRAVGLVQRLTKADLGSVKYYAFVEGTVADVPCVISRTGYTGEDGFELFCRNADAERLWRALLEEGKSDGIRPAGLGARDTLRLEAGMRLYGNDMDADTNPLEAGLDWTLNLDKDFVGRDAILQEREQGLSRRLVGFKMLDRSIPRHGYRVVSDGQQVGTVTSGNVSFTLGYNIGMAYVPPALAEPGTRLGVEVRGMAAPAEVVPLPFYKRPHPK from the coding sequence CTACGAGGAGCACGTCCGCCTCGGCGCCCAGATGACGAACTTCGGTGGGTGGGTGATGCCGCTCCAATACAGCAGCATCCGCGAGGAGCATCGCGCCGTGCGAGAAGCCGTCGGCCTCTTCGATCTCTCGCACATGGGAGAGCTGCGCATCACCGATGCGACCCTCGCCCAGCGCGTCGTTACTCGCGACCTGACCCGACTCAAAGACGGGCGAATCCAGTACGCCCTGCTGTGTAATGAGAGGGGCGGCATCATCGACGATGTCCTTGTCTACGCGATGGCTGACGGTAGCGATCTGCTGGTCGTCAATGCCGGAAACCAGGATGGCGACTTCGAGTGGATCCGGTCGCAGTCATCTGCACCCTCCCCCTCCGGGGGAGGGCAGGGTGGGGGCCCGGTCCTCAATGTCGGCAGGGACTGGGCGCTGATAGGCGCGCAAGGCCCACGAGCGGTCGGTCTCGTCCAGCGGCTGACGAAAGCCGACCTGGGCAGTGTCAAGTACTATGCCTTCGTCGAGGGGACCGTCGCGGATGTGCCGTGCGTGATTTCGCGGACCGGCTATACCGGCGAGGATGGCTTCGAGCTGTTTTGCCGCAATGCCGATGCCGAGCGGCTCTGGCGCGCGCTGCTTGAGGAGGGCAAGTCCGATGGCATCCGGCCGGCGGGCCTGGGCGCTCGCGACACGCTGCGACTGGAGGCGGGGATGCGCCTCTACGGCAACGACATGGATGCCGACACCAATCCGCTCGAGGCAGGGCTGGATTGGACCCTCAACCTCGACAAGGATTTCGTGGGGCGTGACGCCATCCTGCAGGAACGCGAGCAGGGACTCTCTCGGCGGCTGGTGGGTTTCAAGATGCTGGACCGCAGCATCCCCCGTCACGGCTACCGGGTGGTCAGCGATGGCCAGCAGGTCGGCACGGTGACGTCGGGAAACGTCTCCTTCACCCTTGGCTACAACATCGGGATGGCGTACGTGCCACCGGCGCTGGCCGAGCCGGGAACCCGTCTTGGCGTGGAGGTGCGTGGCATGGCCGCCCCGGCCGAGGTTGTCCCATTGCCTTTCTACAAGCGGCCTCATCCGAAATGA